The following are encoded together in the Deinococcus soli (ex Cha et al. 2016) genome:
- a CDS encoding NUDIX hydrolase, with the protein MAEEQVKSGGQGAQRRRRRRRGTGGAQARPGQVTNTTATPVPAAPSKRGQKRPLADPRIGVGCIVLRGDEILLVRERGRWSLPKGGLESGELVQDGARRETFEETGLVVELRDLAFIVEFQAVTWGHHLQFFYTGREVGGKLEPRDPDRDVQEARFVPIRQLREFIRFRPRLVALETWLRERRPRHFVFNLDKEPAMLRKRRRVGEPAPGARAPEPDFTDEPDL; encoded by the coding sequence ATGGCGGAAGAACAGGTCAAGTCCGGAGGGCAGGGCGCGCAGCGCCGCCGCCGCCGTCGCCGCGGCACCGGGGGCGCGCAGGCGCGGCCCGGGCAGGTCACGAACACCACCGCCACGCCCGTTCCGGCGGCGCCCAGCAAGCGCGGGCAGAAGCGGCCGCTGGCCGACCCGCGCATCGGCGTGGGCTGCATCGTGCTGCGCGGCGACGAGATCCTGCTCGTGCGCGAGCGGGGCCGCTGGTCGCTGCCCAAGGGCGGCCTGGAGTCCGGGGAGCTCGTGCAGGACGGCGCCCGCCGCGAGACCTTCGAGGAGACCGGACTGGTCGTGGAACTGCGCGACCTGGCGTTCATCGTGGAATTCCAGGCGGTCACGTGGGGTCACCACCTGCAGTTCTTCTACACCGGGCGTGAGGTGGGCGGGAAGCTGGAGCCGCGCGACCCGGACCGGGACGTGCAGGAGGCGCGCTTCGTGCCGATCCGGCAGCTGCGGGAGTTCATCCGCTTCCGGCCGCGGCTGGTGGCGCTGGAGACGTGGCTGCGCGAGCGGCGCCCCCGGCATTTCGTGTTCAACCTGGACAAGGAACCCGCGATGCTGCGCAAGCGCCGCCGGGTGGGGGAGCCTGCGCCGGGGGCGCGCGCGCCGGAACCGGACTTCACGGACGAACCGGATTTGTAA
- a CDS encoding SDR family NAD(P)-dependent oxidoreductase: MTQQTPTAAVPAHTPVGEVLAGQVIAVTGADQGYGRTVSAALARAGASVVLIGNNSETLAAAASQLEHAGGTAVPIKADVGVPLDWLSAQTRILDIYGSLHGIVHLADKRAHAEFTMLSENEWMDLFNCNVKSSVAIAQIIRRRLPGTWLTIIGPHTDERGLHVHPQRGAVQGLVENAHRENLRLNLLLPSRASSSDDTLDRPLSTAVMALAAPGMASLRGNVIEVPLPPLPKLRVQEDYPL; this comes from the coding sequence ATGACCCAGCAGACCCCCACCGCTGCCGTGCCCGCGCACACCCCCGTCGGTGAAGTGCTGGCCGGACAGGTGATCGCCGTCACCGGCGCGGACCAGGGGTACGGGCGCACCGTCAGCGCCGCCCTGGCCCGCGCCGGGGCCAGCGTCGTCCTGATCGGCAACAACAGCGAGACCCTCGCCGCCGCCGCCAGCCAGCTCGAACACGCCGGCGGCACCGCCGTGCCCATCAAGGCCGACGTGGGCGTGCCTCTGGACTGGCTGAGCGCCCAGACCCGCATCCTCGACATCTACGGCAGCCTGCACGGCATCGTGCACCTCGCCGACAAACGCGCCCACGCCGAGTTCACCATGCTCAGCGAGAACGAATGGATGGACCTGTTCAACTGCAACGTGAAAAGCAGCGTCGCCATCGCGCAGATCATCCGCCGCCGCCTCCCGGGCACGTGGCTGACCATCATCGGCCCGCACACCGACGAACGCGGCCTGCACGTCCATCCGCAGCGCGGCGCCGTGCAGGGCCTCGTGGAGAACGCCCACCGCGAGAACCTGCGCCTGAACCTCCTGCTGCCCTCACGCGCCAGCAGCAGCGACGACACCCTCGACCGCCCACTGTCCACCGCCGTCATGGCCCTCGCGGCGCCCGGCATGGCCTCCCTGCGCGGCAACGTCATCGAGGTGCCCCTCCCGCCCCTGCCGAAACTGCGCGTGCAGGAGGACTACCCGCTGTGA
- the nrdR gene encoding transcriptional regulator NrdR: protein MRCPYCSAPDSKVVNSRPSDDGASIRRRRECLNCARRFTTYERAQLEPLMVVKRSGPREAFNPDKLLRGLVLATEKRPVDQDLLRAFAYGFEDEVQTGEIRSEEIGRRAMTFLRPLDDVAYIRFASVYRDFDSLERFIEEIRGLKDEQ from the coding sequence ATGAGATGCCCGTACTGCTCCGCGCCGGACAGCAAGGTCGTGAACTCCCGGCCCAGCGACGACGGGGCCAGCATCCGCCGCCGCCGCGAATGCCTGAACTGCGCCCGGCGCTTCACCACCTACGAACGCGCGCAGCTCGAACCGCTGATGGTCGTCAAACGCAGCGGCCCGCGCGAGGCGTTCAACCCCGACAAGCTGCTGCGCGGGCTGGTGCTGGCCACCGAGAAACGCCCCGTGGATCAGGACCTGCTGCGCGCCTTCGCGTACGGCTTCGAGGACGAGGTGCAGACCGGCGAGATCCGCAGCGAGGAGATCGGCCGCCGCGCCATGACCTTCCTGCGGCCCCTGGACGACGTGGCGTACATCCGCTTCGCGAGCGTGTACCGCGACTTCGACAGCCTGGAGCGCTTCATCGAGGAGATCCGCGGCCTGAAAGACGAGCAGTGA
- a CDS encoding branched-chain amino acid ABC transporter permease has translation MSAVSKLGVTRDPARVTRAAWLIGLGVLLLALPHLIYPVLALDILAWGLFAVAFDLLFGFSGLLSFGHAAFWGTSAYLTAYLLGHGQSVPVALAGGTLGALALAVPVAYLSVRSSGIYFSMITLAFAQMVSFLALQWTDLTGGENGLQGFARPSLFGLDFSDAQVRYYVCLVLFALGFGVAYRAVRSPFGQAQQAVRDSEQRAQSVGYNPARFKFTAFLLSAGLAGLAGAMYTFGHGVVSLEVVNWRTSGEVVMMTLLGGTTTLFGPVIGAGIVLLLRDVLTTANLPVGIVTGVVFVLVVLFFRRGVVGTLQHWRRRR, from the coding sequence GTGAGCGCCGTCTCGAAACTGGGGGTGACGCGCGATCCAGCCCGCGTGACCCGCGCCGCGTGGCTGATCGGCCTGGGCGTCCTGCTGCTGGCGCTGCCGCACCTGATCTACCCGGTGCTGGCACTGGACATCCTGGCCTGGGGCCTCTTCGCGGTGGCGTTCGACCTGCTGTTCGGTTTCAGCGGCCTGCTGTCGTTCGGGCACGCGGCGTTCTGGGGCACCAGCGCGTACCTGACCGCGTACCTGCTGGGGCACGGGCAGAGCGTCCCGGTGGCCCTCGCGGGCGGCACGCTGGGCGCGCTGGCGCTGGCGGTACCGGTCGCGTACCTCAGCGTCCGCTCCAGCGGCATCTACTTCAGCATGATCACGCTGGCGTTCGCGCAGATGGTGTCCTTCCTGGCGCTGCAGTGGACGGACCTGACCGGCGGTGAGAACGGGTTGCAGGGCTTCGCGCGGCCCAGCCTGTTCGGTCTGGATTTCAGTGACGCGCAGGTGCGGTACTACGTGTGCCTCGTGCTGTTCGCGCTGGGCTTCGGCGTGGCGTACCGCGCGGTGCGCAGTCCCTTCGGGCAGGCGCAGCAGGCGGTGCGGGACAGCGAGCAGCGCGCGCAGAGCGTCGGGTACAACCCCGCGCGCTTCAAGTTCACGGCGTTCCTGCTGAGTGCCGGGCTGGCCGGACTGGCGGGCGCGATGTACACCTTCGGGCACGGCGTGGTCAGCCTGGAGGTCGTGAACTGGCGCACGTCCGGCGAGGTCGTCATGATGACCCTGCTGGGCGGCACCACCACCCTGTTCGGCCCAGTGATCGGCGCGGGTATCGTGCTGCTGCTGCGTGACGTGCTGACCACCGCGAACCTCCCGGTGGGCATCGTGACGGGCGTGGTGTTCGTGCTGGTCGTGCTGTTCTTCCGCCGGGGCGTGGTGGGGACACTGCAACACTGGCGGCGCCGCCGGTAA
- a CDS encoding branched-chain amino acid ABC transporter permease — protein MNTQLLLIQVFNGLVNGAFYALLSLGLAVIFGMLRIVNFMHGALYMLGAFAAFALGQLLGLGFWPSLILAPLLVGLLGVVLERGLLSRLYGLEPSYNLLLTFGLTLLTQDLVKQVMLSRFAVSSAPYSPPEVLSGVVNLGFVVFPKYRLFVIALSLVVCLLTWFVIEKTRVGAIIRASTENPVVTRAFGINVSLWVTGVFAVGAALAGLAGVLAAPIYSVEPYMGAELIITTFAVVVIGGMGSILGSVVTGFAVGVLAAVGAAVYPPIANTLVFILMALVLLVRPSGLFGLPEGAR, from the coding sequence ATGAATACACAGTTACTCTTGATTCAGGTGTTCAACGGTCTGGTGAACGGCGCGTTCTACGCGCTGCTGTCGCTGGGCCTCGCGGTGATCTTCGGGATGCTGCGGATCGTGAATTTCATGCACGGCGCGCTGTACATGCTGGGCGCGTTCGCGGCGTTCGCGCTGGGGCAATTGCTGGGCCTGGGCTTCTGGCCGTCGCTGATTCTGGCGCCGCTGCTGGTGGGCCTGCTGGGTGTAGTGCTGGAACGTGGGCTGCTGTCGCGGCTGTACGGGCTGGAGCCCAGTTACAACCTGCTGCTGACCTTCGGCCTGACGCTGCTCACGCAGGACCTGGTGAAGCAGGTGATGCTGAGCCGTTTCGCGGTGTCGAGCGCGCCGTACTCGCCGCCCGAGGTGCTGTCGGGCGTGGTGAACCTGGGCTTCGTGGTGTTCCCGAAGTACCGCCTGTTCGTGATCGCCCTGTCGTTGGTCGTGTGCCTGCTCACGTGGTTCGTGATCGAGAAGACGCGCGTGGGCGCGATCATCCGTGCCAGTACCGAGAACCCGGTGGTGACGCGGGCGTTCGGCATCAACGTGAGCCTGTGGGTGACGGGCGTGTTCGCGGTGGGCGCGGCGCTGGCCGGGCTGGCGGGCGTGCTGGCCGCGCCGATCTACTCGGTCGAGCCGTACATGGGCGCCGAGCTGATCATCACGACGTTCGCGGTGGTCGTGATCGGCGGGATGGGCAGCATCCTGGGCTCGGTCGTGACCGGTTTCGCGGTGGGCGTGCTGGCGGCGGTGGGCGCGGCGGTGTACCCGCCGATCGCGAACACGCTGGTGTTCATCCTGATGGCCCTGGTCCTGCTCGTGCGCCCTAGTGGGCTGTTCGGCCTGCCTGAGGGGGCGCGGTGA